The DNA region tgCGTTCATATTTTAGTttataatggtaaatggtgttatacttataaggtacattttgccgtttttttgtgggaaggtGTCGGAACcatttattaagagcattgtaaaaaagactagcattttatagcattcaagctagcggactttttctatgtaagttagccaattgttcttttgttatacatagatcctcatttaaaaaaaatatatatacaccctttgaggctcagctcatgttttttaatttttcatgttccttatccgattactcgattattcgaactatctagtccattgattaatcgactactaaaatattcgatagctgcagccctacttgaaaGCAGATATTTTTGTGAACGCTCACCTTTCAGTGCCACTggcagtgctagacgtccacccctccctgtcaaaatggattggacgtctagtgccgtcaacggcagctaatgagtttttaaaaaaaaaaattttacagGGCACCCATTTAAGTCATTATTCGTGCATGAAAGGGGTCATGTTGGCCCTGAAGGTGGTACTCAGACAACCAAGTAGAGTGAtacctcgacacacgatctttttgacatccaacgtaaaatttgactcgccatgtttctacatccgacgacatgctcgaaatacgacatgacagcaccgcaaacgaacgtacagcagattttcttgtgtgagaaatcaacacaggtacaGTCAAAgtgggtacaggtggtgaaacaagaaaaaaagtgatgcctacctttaaaatgaagacacaaattatagaaaaatatgagcgtggggtgcgcatttaCATCGCCAAGGAAATCGGCAGCTTTGTCATTTatcatttttatcatttatttaagaaccaaAACAAAACCCCTTGACCGCTGCATTGAgtgtgctctcaagaaaacgaaagtattatctctaccgcactgacctatctcactgtgacgtcagcctcgtggtgcgttcaggtacaacaaaaagtgtccgccacattgcaatccgattcgttacattatttacaggaataattactaattattattattattatatattattctgaattttatttataacttacttgttttgctatgtttaattgccatttgtaataatactagcagtatttattaaggatttagtgtaggtttttgggctgtggaacgaattaatggaattataatgtattcccatggaaaaatcctgcttgacatacgaccatttcgacttacaaacaaggtcctgttaCCAATTAACTTcaaatgtagaggtaccactgtactcccTAAGGTGGTAATTTCTGTAAAATATTTGAGAATCACTGCTTCCTCCAGCCTATATGTGCTTAGTATGCATGCAATTGCATACTGTGCTTACATGGGTTTTCTTGGGGTTCCTACATTCCCAAAACATGCAAACGTGAGCgccaatggttgtttgtcttgcCATTGGCTTGCTACCAATCCAGGGTGTACCCGACCCATAACTCAGATCTAGGCTCTAGCACACGGTGAACATGAAACATGGTTTATTGACAAAcatgaagtacttttttttttttttttgcaaaatacaAAACATATTTATCATTACATATAACTCTGGCACAAGTGTTAGCAATGGTGGTCGATCACTTGTTATTGGCCCCACGTAAACCTTACAAATAGTGCATGACGTCAGCTTCCTGAGACAAATGAACGGCCATTCTGTACATATATCTCAACtcagtaaagagcaattataaaaggAACTAACAAccacaaaacaaaatttcataattacAGTTTTGCCTCACACTTACTTTGATTTACACAGAATGTAAACAGTTGGTCTGAGAGGTCAGGAAATAAGTATTAATCAATTGACATCAACAAGTCAAATTGAAGTTGGTACATTCATtgatgcataaaaaaaacaatctcaaATCAATATACTTGttgaaaaactaaaaatacgagTCACAGCTTGTTGCAGTAACGTATTACCATTAGGAAACAATGTCTCTTCCAGGCACCACTATTAATCCTAAAGTGTATGAAATacgtacagtgctgctcgaaagtttttgaaccccacagcgatggtcagattttttgtaaaaaaaactaaaataaccttattaaatgttaagttatacccaaatccacaatactgacattccaaataatggactgaaacaaaagaaatagttatattgtcattctttatttaacaaaagtggttgatttaagaaaaactcagatatcttgtgtgcaaaagtatgtgaaccccttcagttaataggatattgcgcctccttttgcagagattacctcaaccaaacggtttctgtagtgactaatcagcctctcacatctactttgggggatttttgcccattcttccttgcagaacgcagtcagttgagagaggtttgatgggcgtctggcatgaactgctcgcttcaggtcccgccacagcatttcaatgggatttaggtcaggactttgactgggccagtccagaacacgaatcttcttctttttcagccattccttggttgtattgctggaatgctttggatcattatcatgttgcatgatccaccttctgccaagctttaacttcaaaacagatggcgtcaggttatgttctaggatttgacaatattcctcagaattcatgattccctggactatgtggagttgtccaggtcctgaggatgaaaagcaagcccagatcttgacattcccacctccatgcttcactgttgggagaaggttcttttggtggtatgcagtgttgacttttcgccagacatggcggttttggttgtgaccaaacagttcaattttgcacctacatcagttgatgaaaactctttttaatttagtctcgacaacacaactgttaaaaaaacaaaaaaaaactactgaattgattgattaggaaatcaggttgaaataatagaaaattcctaaatgttgagggggttcacaaacttttgagcagcactgtatgttgacTGGAATGAAGTCTTTCATTTCATACAACCCTAAAACTAGGGAAAAATCTACAGTTCATTGGGACCTCTTTACTCTTTTACTAATAGGCTTGTTGAGTGGTTGTAGAAACTTCACCTGATATGATTCAAATACAAACATAACAAATAGCTGCAATACAATATCATGCCTCATGGCAGAACAAAGAAAGTCTGAAAGAGGGTATATATTTCTACATGACATCCGCTGCCACAAGAGGTCCCACTGAAACGCCAACACCGCACCAAACTtatgtaaacatttttaaagagcaGCTTTTGACGCACTTATAATAAGTTACCCCATTCTTTGATTCAAAGATGAATTAAAAAGTAACTCTGTGGTCATTCACTATGATACAATTGTTTTCCCTTGTTAATAAATAACTAATGCTTTATCAATGCATTTACATagaattcaaaaccaaaattttaTATTCCCTTAcacacatggggaaaaaaatacattatacagtatacatagcACCTCGGCCGCAACTCATCCACTGAACACTGAATCCAGCTCACACATCAGTATGCTACAATGTGGCTTTCCACGAATCACCTCTAGGctgcttttttcttcttccttccTTTGCCATAGCCTCTTCCAAACCAGCCACCCTGCACAGCTTTGGCCTTTGTAGTCTCGCCACCGTCCTCAATGGAATCGCCCGGACCAGCGTGGGGAGTTATTACGGCACGGGTGTGGCTGTCCTCATCCTCAGGCTGAAGAGGTACAGCAAGGCTAAAGATGGGGTCCTCTGCCCTGAAAACACAAAACAGTTAAtctaattacagtggtatgataaagtatgtgaacctttaggaatttctcacatttctgcataaaatcaccataaaatgtgatctatgtcaaaatcacacagatgaaaatacagtgtctgctttaactaaaaccacccaaatatttataggttttcatattttaatgaggatggcatgcaaccaatgacagaacggggaaaaacaagtaagtgaacccgCTGCCTaatgagacttaaagagcaatttcaAACCAATTTTCACCAAACACTAAGtctggtgtgtgcccaatcaccgatgggtggtttaaagctgccctgtcactataaaacacacacctggtaagaaatgtctcgatgagaagcattgtctgatagaggtgtgcatcggcactcccctcacgattcgattcgattacgattcggagggccacgattcgatttgattcgattcagagggtcacgatttgattcggttcgatttggcaatgcatcgcgatgccttaaagcctgggatgcattaaaattctaaagcaaagcatattttcatgaatcatgaggcaacacaagcggtcagacattaaacaactttttattggctcttgtgtcactcctggttgaagtcaaatgaaaatactttcagatgtatatatttaaaaaaaaaaaaaaaaaaaaaaaaaaaagatcacagcatttaattggtgctttgaatgagaccagggctttctctttttttttttttttttttttttttacacacagtagcagcctttcacacagtgcaacatctgaactcctgtgcaaaatcagtaataacagtcactgtattttagtcacaacgacccatcaataaaaatattcaagtaaatattaaagaaaacgacaaagaaaatattgtagtgcagcagcatctttatcgcaatatcaatccagggatcagttcagttgcaaacaaaacatcaactaaattgcaatgtagaacaaaagtaaaatgtaggcctagcccactgtatatgtgcaatcaacttagaaatgcaatcagtaactaccacataataaaaaataatgaattaaaatgaagtgcagcagcattttagcagccataacaatctgtttcaacatgaggaaatatccgttttttgcaatcgagagagcagagagctagtagaggttagatcgggcctagaaaatccagcctgacccgacacggcccgctggtattgaagcccgacccggcttggagtgacgcggaaaaaaaacgcagcagcagcaatttattttcatttcttggagttggcagaaaaaaacgcaagttttcttaatgtttaaatagtctacatatttttatgatcattataaaagcattcacacaacgaaataacgctgggtaagtttaaaaaaaaaaaaaaaaaaagcgattttgcagacacacagaggagaagattcaaaaggatcacatttgtgttgcctttgtgtgcatcaataaaagtgtctttcgtaacgaatcacaagcgccacagcggaggagaagaGGAAAAAGCGGGCATCGCCActgcgttcatgtgcgtgcacaagcaaatgcacaatacagagagcctgctcttggttttatcccatttttaaaaaattatttattagtccggcggcgCGgcccggcccgacccgaacatgaatgcttaacattttgggcccgacccgttcgggttcggccacaagatctaacctctaagagataggacatagcataacaatggctgaagcggagaaagagggagcgagaaagattattgattcacttaaaacattgaaagcagacatctggagacattttggcttctacgaggttggtgggaaacttgaccagagttaggcagtgtgtaaaaaatgaaacatgagaataataatacaaatggggaaaccaaatccatcgcatcaccggaattgtacagggaagatttttgaacgtacttatatattttaaaatgcgctgaatcgattcggcttgttgcccgcatcgaatcgaatcgtccatgccccgcatcgggatgcatcgccgcatcgattattgttgacactactattgtctgatgtgcatcatggctcagtcaaaatagctgtctgaagacctccggtcaaggattgttgatttttataaagctgggaaaggacacaaaaccatctctaaaagtctagatgttcatcaatcgacagtcagagaagttgtctacaaatggagagagtttggcactgttgcttttctcccaaaaagcggccgtccaccaaagatgacgccaagagttcagcgcaaaatactcagagaggtaaaaaaagaaccctagagtgtctgctaaagacttatagaaatagaggcacagtccaatatctctgtgcatgcatcaactatatgtaaaactatggccaagaatgatgttcatggaaggactccacagaggaagccactgctgtctaaaaaacattgttgctcgtttaatgttcacaaaatattaaatgtgatggttcacttattttttgcccttgttgttgtttgcatactatcctcattaaaatatgaaaacctataaatgtttgggtggttttagttaaagcagacagttttttcatctgcgtgattttgaaaaagatcagatcgcatttgatggtaatgcaggaatgtgagaaattatgcaggaatgtgagaaattccaaaaggttcagatactttttcatcccactgtatttttgtgtCACTTGTTGGATTTACAAAGCTCAGTAGATATGAAAATAATAGAGAATTTGATCCACACAAACACAAAGATGCTGAAATTGTAGGAACATAAAGAACCTCTGAGGTTGAACACAAGTTTGAAATTGTCAaactacttttttaaaattttgaaacaatTAGTTGTGTGTGACATAATGGAATagagaaaacaaatgttttgtTGGCTTCAGTCTAGGTTAAGGCAGGTATTTTGCATAtgtggtgggaaaaaaaacgcacCATAAAaaaggatataatttaggttgtatGACATCACGCCAGCATTTATCTCTCATAAAGGCACACATACCTGTCATAAATAGGAATCTGGATATTAAGCTCCTCCATAAGAAGACTCATGACATCATCACATTTGGCATTGATTTTTAGTACAGCCAAGTCATCTTTTGGTGTCCACTAAAACAGAAAGATCACAATTGAAGAATTAGATATTGGTGATTACATTTGTGCAGCACTATTTCTTCATCTTAAGACCAATTAAAGTATATGGGATTTTATTGCTAATACTGTACCTGGAGGTTAATTATGTACAATTTTGGTCTTTTACTTGCTGGTCTGTTCATGCACCACAGACAAGCATATTTCTTCAGCACCTGCACAGAGAGACTACTTTAacataaatatgacaaatactaTAATAGCCATAGATGAACAAAACACATCCTACAAGGCAACCTCTGATTCTTGTGATAAATGCGTGAGATATGCCTGCAATAAAAGTCGTCCTAAATGATGAAAATATGGTGAGAGGGAAAAAACACTCTGAATTTTGATGTAGAGGCACAAATCATTACACTGAAACTTTATTCCAAGTAAGAGACTATATAAAGACGTTGGTAACCACATGAAATGACTACTAACTACAAGAAACATTTACCGTATATTGAATCCTAGATTTCACAATCAGCTGGCGAGACAGTTCTTAAAGACATTGCACCACGGCTGcccgtagggggccgggccaggcaaAGCTTTCACTGCgaaaaactcaaacacacgctgcgttctaacgccagatttaggtggaaacaggataaaagttttagtgcatacaagcaggtaggagtgtctcaagagtgattttgtcgacgattcaaggtaattcttaaataaaatagcaccatgcgtgcactttgaaacgttgtgggaaaaaaatgaaatgaatggataaAAATTAGCATAACTGTAGCTTGAAATACTGAtgcaaaatgaatgataactgcccgtttttttgcttttaaccacgaaTCTAGACTTTTACGTTCATGTCCATAACTAATTCCGGGATTTACTCATTCATTTACAAAaattttaacttaaaaagctctttgttttgtgatggccgcaatGTTGGAtttcattttcacacacaatagcgtaactttacattcaaataatcaggtaatttttggccaatagcccgttttttggcaaaaaaatggtaatttagacatttcttcgtccaaacaaaaaaaaatcggctATTAcccgttttattttatgtaacatttcaatctaaaaacgacgagggccagatagccagcaagacgtgctgaggcaatactgacattggaattcaacctaaataagttgtgatcgtacatagaaaaatgccaaatttgcttttgttgagtaaaaaataagatgattctgcaaactttcctcaagtattaagtttctaatGTGAAAGTTGAGTGATGTATTAgctgtcttttttttaactaaattaaaaaaatgaagtcgttatttcaagcaaaaacttatatatgttaaatattgctattgatcctgaaaatataggtgattatctctgcatttggtgatttttgtgcatctagcgtaaaatctgagaattttattgtgattttaagttttgttttactgatatataaaaaaaaaatttgcgggattttattagggaacgaccttgaatttttttaatgtcgctGCTCACAGagacctaagggaggtgcctttttcagatttaggtcgctagcggcttttgttttgaaaatatttgaatttgaagttttttaaaataggccccttACGGAGTGGCACCGCTCctcatcaactgatagtgaagtctatgattgattatatggcggaaaacacagacaagactgaaaaagcagtttctgctcttgcactcctctttaaaagaaactgctgtattttaagccaaaacaaccgttgtgtttgatagaaaaatatgtctatatgctgccatagcagattcatggcgcattaagttcccgaactattttaaatttgtccgttttacccgggaaatccccgtttacagacatcgcgcaaccgcttttgtttcaacccagccataaaacgaagctaatgaataatatttattattcaaaatgtctgtcatttttagcatagactcattaattgatgtctattgtatattttgatgtatattttgttactgtcacattttctccaatatgttagatgataaataatcgatccaaacaaaggaaaattgggggtgggggacgtttaaaaggaaaagaaaatctcgaccactccttgatgtctgagatttctgcattgcgacgcttgttatattaccatgtttcacccataaaatcccccaaaaatcctgctgtggccattcacagctgtatcttgacactcagtgatacatgctacatggagtttttggatcaaaacaaggtaaatacgcaataatatctcgttaaagtcatggcgtctttacttCTGCTCTTTCATGTTCTCACTTCCACATAGGGTTccactgtttaaatttttttttttttttttttttttaaataccctcctgttcaaaagttttcttcccccagaaaattgagattttaagctttccaatgacgtatcacacatgcatatcggacaattttgaaagttggccaaaatgggggtctcagagcggaacttcaagtcacctgagtgttttccgccatataaaaaCTAAAGTATTAACAtgaatttaaaatgatatcaattGGCCCCATATTCAAGTACTCTATAAAACACAGTGGGaatacaaatgaacaaaaatatggaTTATTATCGATAAGAACTACCTTCAGACTCGAACCTAAGCAGAGGATAACGTCAGCCGCCTTTGCCGCCTCTGCAGCTCCCTTCCAGTTGAGCGGTTGTTCCAGGGTTCCACGTTCCCCAAAGTGCACAATTGTGTCCCTGAGTTCTCCACCACAGCAACAGCAGCTGCGGCCCGTGCCATGCCGGTGGAGGGACGTTCGCTCAGTCACATCGAATAAACGTACGTATTCCCTGACTGGAGAGCAGGTAGTGCACACCTGAAAGGAACacagaaaatatcaaaatcaAATTCGCTAAACACACATTCAGTACGTTATCCGGAGGGAATGTTGGATCAGCTGCATGGATctcaagcaagggcgtaggtttgcatagggacggtagggacaaaacactagcaacttttcaggattctcaaattgtccccacaaacTTCCACcacttcccatatgttttaattgttgtaaatGACCCCATTATTATTAAGTCAATTATTTtcgttatgttcagacttacatgtacttcttttcacttgctgaaaatcatgatccatttttttcctcctaaatgcacatttgattggctaatgacttggacccccccccccccccccccccacagacactcacacattagatattaaagatattagaagtttttttttgccagcagcaGCCCCTGTCAGAAATGTAAAACTATGTcagtgttgtggaagtggggaccA from Corythoichthys intestinalis isolate RoL2023-P3 chromosome 8, ASM3026506v1, whole genome shotgun sequence includes:
- the sirt7 gene encoding NAD-dependent protein deacetylase sirtuin-7 — translated: MANETDRGVSSRAERKALQKAKIVQRENEREIFRLVGRILKKPEGERSEEETSVLMLHRDTVDELCKRKIRSNQLKRKQEEVFDTADDLKSKVRKLAVAVKQAKHLVVYTGAGISTAASIPDYRGPNGIWTQLQKGRSVSSSDLSKAEPTLTHMCIWALYKEMLVKHVVSQNCDGLHLRSGLPRHALSELHGNMFIEVCTTCSPVREYVRLFDVTERTSLHRHGTGRSCCCCGGELRDTIVHFGERGTLEQPLNWKGAAEAAKAADVILCLGSSLKVLKKYACLWCMNRPASKRPKLYIINLQWTPKDDLAVLKINAKCDDVMSLLMEELNIQIPIYDRAEDPIFSLAVPLQPEDEDSHTRAVITPHAGPGDSIEDGGETTKAKAVQGGWFGRGYGKGRKKKKAA